In one Palaemon carinicauda isolate YSFRI2023 chromosome 25, ASM3689809v2, whole genome shotgun sequence genomic region, the following are encoded:
- the LOC137619036 gene encoding uncharacterized protein, with translation MLVESYNREYDDVASNRREMSAEGRIWLEIIEKGVRKTGGRYEVPLPLRGNHGPLPETRDIALRRMHSLRKKLVKDGNYAKQYSAFMREMQQKGYAKRVTTASPGNVWYIPHFGVQHPDKVRVVFDCASKVEGTSLNDLLLQGPNMMNSLLGVLVKFRGGLFAYTGDINTMFYQWDLATDELGVRAELISVPRTKGNLLSAIASIYDPLGILAPVLIEGRVIMQDLCRLNIAGDMELDPDTTDLIKAWAKRLSQIKLSAAVLAVRLGSTILTMIDFRVDGVYYWTDSTTVLRYIRNDQARYQTFVANRVSMIREGSDQKEWSLVREKFWVIKGHAAVRCVLSRCVRCRRAHGKAIEQLMADLPPDRVESGKPPFYRTGVDLFGPFFVKRVRAQMKHWGVIFTCLNMRAIHLEVASNLTSDSFISAFRRFLARRGLVKTYDATAALILWDRGKFSTPVMSSWQETRCAMSCSGVGWNLFSILQAPHILEEHGSG, from the exons ATGCTGGTTGAGAGTTATAATCGCgagtatgacgatgttgcatctaacagaagggaaatgtctgcagaAGGCAGGATatggctagagataatagagaaaggggttagaaaGACAGGAGGAAGATACGAGGTGCCATTGCCTCTGCGTGGCAATCATGGGCCattgccagaaacaagggacatcgcattgcgccgtatgcacagccttcgtaagaagctagtgaaggatggtaactacgctaagcagtatagtgccttcatgagagagatgcaacagaaaggctatgctAAGCGAGTGACTACAGCCAGCCCGGGAAATGTGTGGTACattcctcattttggtgtgcaacatccagacaaggtccgtgttgtatttgactgtgcaagcaaggtggagggtaCATCCTTGAATGACCTACTATTGCAGGGACCTAATATGATGAACTCTCTGTTGGGCGTGTTGGTAAAGTTTAGAggaggtctatttgcctatacaggagatataaatactatgttctatcag tgggacttggccactgatgaaCTGGGTGTCCGAGCAGAGCTAATATCAGTTCCAAGGACTAAGGGGAACCTGTTGTCAGCCATAGCCTCGATTTACGATCCACTCGGAatattggcgccagttttaatcgagggtagggtcatcatgcaggacctctgccgaTTAAATATAGCCGGGGACATGGAGTTGGACCCTGACACTACGGACCTTATCAAGGCGTGGGCAAAGAGGCTGAGCCAGATCA AACTTAGTGCAGCGGTACTGGCCGTAAGACTAGGAAGCACTATCctgaccatgatagatttcagggtagatggggtctattattggaccgACTCAACAACCGTCTTGCGATATATTAGGAATGATCAGGCCAGGTACCAGACATTTGTGGCAAACCGTGtctctatgataagggagggcagtgatcagaaagagtggag cctggtgagggagaaattttgggtaaTTAAGGGCCATGCAGCAGTGCGATGCGTGCTGAGTAGATGTGTCAGGTGTCGCAGGGCACACGGAAAAGCCatcgagcagctaatggccgatctACCACCCGATCGTGTGGAGTCGGGGAAACCCCCATTTTATCGCACCGGAGTGGACCTTTTTGGGCCATTCTTCGTAAAACGAGTAAGAGCACAGATGAAgcattggggagttatattcacttgtttgaacatgagggccatacacttggaggtggcctcgaatctcacatcagattcattcattagtgccttcaggaggtttttggctCGTCGTGGTCTGGTCAAAACATATGATGCGACTGCGGCACTAATATTGTGGGATCGCGGAAAGTTCTCGACTCCAGTTATGAGTTCTTGGCAGGAAACAAGGTGCGCAATGAGTTGCTCGGGTGTGGGGTGGAATTTATTCTCAATCCTCCAGGCgcctcacattttggaggagcatgggagcggttga